From the Streptomyces pluripotens genome, one window contains:
- the pdxS gene encoding pyridoxal 5'-phosphate synthase lyase subunit PdxS: MSTIDNQAPETGTARVKRGMAEQLKGGVIMDVVTPEQAKIAEDAGAVAVMALERVPADIRKDGGVARMSDPDMIEGIIDAVSIPVMAKSRIGHFVEAQVLQSLGVDYIDESEVLTPADEVNHSDKWAFTTPFVCGATNLGEALRRIAEGAAMIRSKGEAGTGNVVEAVRHLRQIKNEIAKLRGFDNHELYAAAKELRAPYELVKEVAELGKLPVVLFSAGGVATPADAALMRQLGAEGVFVGSGIFKSGDPAKRAAAIVKATTFYDDPKIIADASRNLGEAMVGINCDTLPEAERYANRGW; encoded by the coding sequence GTGTCCACCATCGACAACCAGGCTCCCGAGACCGGCACCGCTCGCGTGAAGCGAGGCATGGCCGAGCAGCTCAAGGGCGGCGTGATCATGGACGTCGTCACGCCGGAGCAGGCGAAGATCGCCGAGGACGCGGGCGCCGTCGCCGTCATGGCCCTGGAGCGGGTCCCGGCCGACATCCGCAAGGACGGCGGTGTGGCCCGCATGTCCGACCCGGACATGATCGAAGGCATCATCGACGCCGTCTCCATCCCGGTCATGGCCAAGTCCCGGATCGGTCACTTCGTCGAGGCCCAGGTCCTGCAGTCCCTCGGCGTGGACTACATCGACGAGTCCGAGGTCCTCACCCCGGCCGACGAGGTCAACCACTCCGACAAGTGGGCCTTCACCACCCCGTTCGTGTGCGGTGCCACCAACCTGGGCGAGGCCCTGCGCCGCATCGCCGAGGGCGCCGCGATGATCCGCTCCAAGGGCGAGGCCGGGACCGGCAACGTGGTCGAGGCGGTCCGTCACCTGCGCCAGATCAAGAATGAGATCGCCAAGCTGCGCGGCTTCGACAACCACGAGCTGTACGCCGCCGCCAAGGAGCTGCGCGCCCCCTACGAGCTGGTCAAGGAGGTCGCCGAACTGGGCAAGCTCCCGGTGGTCCTCTTCTCCGCCGGCGGCGTGGCCACCCCGGCCGACGCGGCCCTGATGCGCCAGCTCGGCGCCGAGGGCGTGTTCGTCGGCTCCGGCATCTTCAAGTCCGGCGACCCGGCCAAGCGCGCCGCCGCCATCGTGAAGGCCACCACCTTCTACGACGACCCGAAGATCATCGCGGACGCCTCCCGCAACCTCGGCGAGGCCATGGTCGGCATCAATTGCGACACCCTCCCCGAGGCCGAGCGCTACGCGAACCGCGGCTGGTAA
- a CDS encoding membrane protein: MTATLIWILVVLLAIGVYLSWTAGRLDRLHVRMDAARAALDAQLLRRASVAQELATSGVLDPAASIVLYEAAHAARQAEEEEREVAESELSQALRAVFADPAQVEAVRVAPGGQAAARELAEAVRRVPMARRFHNDAVGAARRLREHRKVRWFRLAGHAPFPLAFEMDDEPPSALVERAT, from the coding sequence GTGACCGCAACCCTCATTTGGATCCTCGTCGTACTCCTGGCGATCGGCGTGTACCTGAGCTGGACGGCCGGCCGGCTCGACCGGCTGCACGTGCGGATGGACGCCGCCCGGGCCGCACTGGACGCGCAGCTGCTGCGGCGAGCTTCCGTGGCGCAGGAGCTGGCGACTTCGGGCGTACTGGACCCGGCCGCCTCGATCGTGTTGTACGAGGCCGCGCACGCGGCCCGGCAGGCCGAGGAGGAGGAGCGGGAGGTCGCGGAGAGCGAGCTGAGCCAGGCCCTGCGCGCGGTCTTCGCGGACCCGGCGCAGGTGGAGGCCGTACGGGTGGCTCCGGGTGGCCAGGCGGCGGCCCGTGAGCTGGCGGAAGCCGTCCGTCGGGTGCCGATGGCCCGCCGCTTCCACAACGACGCCGTGGGAGCCGCCCGCAGGTTGCGGGAACACCGCAAGGTCCGCTGGTTCCGGCTGGCCGGCCACGCCCCCTTCCCACTGGCCTTCGAGATGGATGACGAGCCGCCGTCGGCCCTGGTGGAGAGGGCCACCTGA
- a CDS encoding glycosyltransferase family 4 protein, whose translation MRIGIVCPYSWDVPGGVQFHIRDLAEYFIRLGHEVSVLAPADDDTPLPPYVVSAGRAVPVPYNGSVARLNFGFLSAARVRRWLHEGSFDVVHIHEPTSPSLGLLTCWAAQGPIVATFHTSNPRSRAMIAAYAILQAALEKISARIAVSEYARRTLVEHLGGDAVVIPNGVDVDFFAKAEPKPEWQGDTIGFIGRIDEPRKGLPVLMTALPKILAARPGARLLVAGRGDEEAAVQNLPEEFRSRVEFLGMISDEDKARFLRSVDLYVAPNTGGESFGIILVEAMSAGAPVLASDLDAFVQVLDQGEAGEVFANEDADALAEAAVRLLGDPERRAELRKRGSIHVRRFDWSTVGADILSVYETVTAGAAAVAADERTTGLRARFGLARD comes from the coding sequence GTGAGAATCGGGATCGTCTGCCCGTATTCCTGGGACGTGCCCGGTGGCGTCCAGTTCCACATTCGTGACCTCGCCGAGTACTTCATCCGTCTCGGCCACGAGGTGTCCGTCCTCGCCCCGGCCGACGATGACACCCCGCTGCCGCCCTACGTCGTCTCGGCCGGCCGTGCCGTCCCGGTGCCCTACAACGGCTCGGTGGCCCGGCTGAACTTCGGCTTCCTGTCGGCCGCGCGGGTACGGCGCTGGCTGCACGAGGGCTCCTTCGACGTGGTCCACATCCACGAGCCGACCTCGCCCTCCCTGGGTCTGCTGACCTGCTGGGCGGCGCAGGGACCCATCGTCGCGACCTTCCACACCTCCAACCCGCGCTCGCGCGCGATGATCGCCGCCTACGCGATCCTGCAGGCTGCCCTGGAGAAGATCAGTGCGCGGATCGCGGTCAGCGAGTACGCCCGCCGCACCCTGGTCGAGCACCTGGGCGGGGACGCCGTGGTCATCCCCAACGGCGTCGACGTGGACTTCTTCGCCAAGGCCGAGCCGAAGCCGGAGTGGCAGGGGGACACGATCGGCTTCATCGGCCGCATCGACGAGCCCCGCAAGGGCCTGCCCGTTCTGATGACGGCACTGCCGAAGATCCTGGCTGCCCGCCCGGGGGCACGGCTGCTGGTCGCGGGGCGGGGCGACGAGGAGGCAGCCGTGCAGAACCTGCCGGAGGAGTTTCGCTCACGCGTGGAGTTCCTCGGCATGATCAGCGACGAGGACAAGGCTCGCTTCCTGCGTAGCGTGGACCTGTACGTCGCACCCAATACCGGCGGTGAGAGCTTCGGCATCATCCTGGTCGAGGCGATGTCCGCGGGCGCCCCGGTCCTCGCCTCCGACCTGGACGCCTTCGTACAGGTCCTCGACCAGGGCGAAGCGGGCGAGGTCTTCGCCAACGAGGATGCGGACGCGCTTGCGGAGGCGGCCGTACGGCTGCTGGGGGATCCGGAGCGGCGGGCCGAGCTGCGTAAACGCGGCAGCATCCACGTGCGGCGTTTCGACTGGTCGACGGTCGGCGCGGACATCCTGTCCGTCTATGAGACCGTGACGGCCGGCGCCGCCGCGGTCGCGGCCGACGAGCGGACGACGGGTTTGCGGGCACGGTTCGGGCTGGCACGGGACTGA
- a CDS encoding phosphatidylinositol mannoside acyltransferase, whose protein sequence is MSTAERLTDALYGLGWGTVKRLPEPVAVRLGRTVADLAWKQRGKGVERLEANYARVVPDATEERLGQLSRAGMRSYLRYWMESFRLPAWSAERVKSSFDPKDVHYLTDGLAAGNGVILALPHLANWDLAGAWVTTKLQTPFTTVAERLKPETLYDRFVAYREGLGMEVLPHSGGSAFGTLARRLRAGGLVCLVADRDLSASGVEVDFFGERARMPAGPALLAQQTGALLLPVTLWYDDSPVMRGRVHPPIDVPESGTRAEKTSAMTQGLADTFASGIADHPEDWHMLQRLWLADLDPAKEPS, encoded by the coding sequence GTGAGCACCGCAGAACGGTTGACCGACGCGCTGTACGGTCTCGGCTGGGGCACCGTCAAGAGGCTTCCCGAACCCGTAGCGGTCCGCCTCGGCCGCACCGTCGCCGACCTCGCCTGGAAGCAGCGGGGCAAGGGCGTCGAGCGCCTGGAGGCCAACTATGCGCGGGTGGTGCCCGACGCCACCGAGGAGCGCCTCGGCCAACTCTCACGTGCGGGCATGCGCTCGTACCTGCGCTACTGGATGGAGTCCTTCCGGCTCCCGGCCTGGAGCGCCGAGCGCGTGAAGTCGAGTTTCGACCCGAAGGACGTGCACTACCTGACCGACGGCCTGGCGGCCGGCAACGGTGTGATCCTCGCCCTACCCCACCTGGCCAACTGGGATCTGGCCGGTGCCTGGGTCACCACCAAGCTCCAGACGCCCTTCACGACCGTCGCCGAGCGGCTGAAGCCCGAGACCCTCTACGACCGTTTCGTCGCCTACCGCGAGGGCCTCGGCATGGAGGTCCTGCCACACAGCGGGGGCTCCGCCTTCGGCACCCTGGCCCGCAGGCTCCGCGCAGGCGGCCTGGTCTGCCTGGTCGCCGACCGCGACCTGTCCGCCTCCGGCGTCGAGGTCGACTTCTTCGGCGAGCGGGCCCGGATGCCCGCTGGCCCGGCCCTGCTCGCCCAGCAGACGGGTGCCCTGCTGCTGCCGGTCACGCTCTGGTACGACGACTCGCCCGTCATGCGGGGCCGTGTGCACCCCCCGATCGACGTGCCCGAATCGGGTACCCGGGCCGAGAAGACGTCCGCCATGACACAGGGGCTGGCCGACACCTTCGCCTCCGGGATCGCTGACCATCCCGAGGACTGGCACATGCTCCAGCGCCTGTGGCTCGCTGACCTCGACCCCGCGAAGGAACCCTCGTGA
- the pgsA gene encoding phosphatidylinositol phosphate synthase: protein MGQPMATRATATPTVGKAMLNKYARAFFTRVLTPFAAFLIRRGVSPDTVTLIGTAGVVAGALVFYPRGEFFWGTVVITLFVFSDLVDGNMARQLGRSSRWGAFLDSTLDRVADGAIFGGFALWYAGNGNDNVLCAVSIFCLASGQVVSYTKARGESIGLPVAVNGLVERAERLVISLVAAGFAGLHKFGVPGIQWLLPIALWIVAVGSLVTLVQRVVTVRRESAAAEAAAAAAADRGSASRGSEAAT from the coding sequence ATGGGCCAGCCGATGGCCACCAGGGCCACGGCGACACCGACCGTCGGGAAGGCCATGCTGAACAAGTACGCGCGTGCATTCTTCACGCGTGTCCTCACACCTTTCGCCGCGTTCCTCATCCGGCGGGGCGTGAGCCCCGACACGGTCACGCTCATCGGCACGGCCGGGGTGGTCGCGGGCGCGCTGGTCTTCTACCCCAGGGGTGAGTTCTTCTGGGGCACGGTCGTGATCACCTTGTTCGTCTTCTCCGATCTGGTCGACGGCAACATGGCCCGTCAGCTGGGTCGCTCCAGCCGCTGGGGTGCCTTCCTGGACTCCACCCTGGACCGGGTCGCCGACGGGGCGATCTTCGGTGGCTTCGCCCTTTGGTACGCGGGCAACGGGAACGACAACGTCCTGTGCGCCGTCTCGATCTTCTGCCTGGCGAGCGGGCAGGTGGTTTCGTACACCAAGGCGCGCGGTGAGTCCATCGGGCTGCCGGTAGCCGTCAACGGGCTCGTCGAGCGTGCCGAGCGGCTGGTCATCTCGCTGGTCGCGGCCGGTTTCGCGGGTCTGCACAAGTTCGGTGTGCCGGGCATCCAGTGGCTCTTGCCGATCGCCCTGTGGATCGTGGCCGTGGGCAGCCTCGTCACGTTGGTCCAGCGAGTCGTCACCGTTCGGCGCGAGTCCGCCGCTGCCGAGGCCGCTGCCGCGGCAGCGGCCGACCGCGGCAGCGCGTCCCGGGGAAGCGAGGCGGCGACGTGA
- a CDS encoding elongation factor G-like protein EF-G2: protein MGDKTQTHPGAAGRAVAADRPASVRNVVLVGHSGSGKTTLVEALALTAGAVNRAGRVEDGGTVSDHDEIEHRQQRSVQLSLVPVEWDGIKINLLDTPGYADFVGELRAGLRAADAALFVVSASDGIDGSTRMVWEECAAVGMPRAIVITHLEAARSDFEEMTRICAEAFGGEDPDAVLPLYLPLRGPEGPDGHAPVTGLIGLLSQKLFDYSTGERKEFEPGEDQLPDIEEARNRLIEGIIAESEDETLMDRYLGGEQVDLKTLVQDLERAVARGTFHPVLAAAPAAEGAKQGLGTVELLELVTGGFPTPFEHPLPEVAAPDGKPREMKPCDTDGPLVAEVVKTSSDPYVGRISMVRVFSGTLRPEKTVHVCGHGLADHGHEGRPLHEADEKIGALSMPFGKQQRPVTHAVAGDLVCVAKLGHAETGDTLSAKDDPLLMEPWQMPDPLLPLAIRAHSKADEDKLSQGVARLVAEDPTMRLEQNPDTHQVVLWCLGEAHADVALERLRTRYGVQVDVVPHKVSLRETFAEKATGRGRHVKQSGGHGQYAICEIEVEPLPGGSGIEFVDKVVGGAVPRQFIPSVEKGVRAQAAKGVAAGYPLIDVRVTLVDGKAHSVDSSDAAFQTAGALALREAATEAKIHLLEPVAEVTVLVGDDFVGAVMSDLSSRRGRLLGTEQMGSGRTLIRAEVPEFEIGRYAVDLRSLSHGTARFDRAYARHEPMPPQIAERIREQAGDEA, encoded by the coding sequence ATGGGCGACAAGACACAGACACACCCCGGAGCCGCCGGCAGGGCAGTAGCGGCCGACCGCCCCGCGTCCGTACGGAATGTGGTGCTGGTCGGCCACTCCGGTTCGGGAAAGACCACGCTGGTGGAGGCCCTCGCGCTGACCGCGGGAGCGGTGAACCGGGCGGGCCGCGTGGAGGACGGCGGCACCGTCTCCGACCACGACGAGATAGAACACCGGCAGCAGCGCTCCGTACAGCTCTCCCTGGTACCGGTCGAATGGGACGGCATCAAGATCAACCTCCTCGACACTCCCGGTTACGCGGACTTCGTCGGGGAACTCAGGGCCGGTCTGCGCGCCGCGGACGCGGCCCTCTTCGTCGTCTCGGCCTCGGACGGGATCGACGGATCGACCCGGATGGTCTGGGAGGAGTGCGCGGCCGTCGGGATGCCTCGCGCGATCGTGATCACACACCTGGAGGCCGCGCGCTCCGACTTCGAGGAGATGACGCGGATCTGCGCCGAGGCCTTCGGCGGCGAGGACCCCGACGCCGTACTGCCCCTGTACCTGCCGCTGCGCGGCCCCGAGGGCCCCGACGGTCACGCGCCCGTGACCGGGCTGATCGGCCTGCTGTCGCAGAAGCTGTTCGACTACTCCACGGGGGAGCGCAAGGAGTTCGAGCCCGGCGAGGACCAGCTGCCGGACATCGAGGAGGCCCGCAACCGGCTCATCGAGGGAATCATCGCCGAGAGCGAGGACGAGACCCTGATGGACCGCTACCTGGGCGGTGAGCAGGTCGACCTCAAGACCCTTGTCCAGGACCTGGAGCGGGCGGTGGCCCGCGGCACGTTCCACCCGGTGCTGGCTGCCGCACCCGCCGCCGAGGGAGCGAAGCAGGGACTGGGCACGGTCGAACTGCTGGAACTGGTCACCGGCGGGTTCCCCACCCCGTTCGAACACCCGTTGCCCGAGGTGGCCGCGCCCGACGGCAAGCCGCGTGAGATGAAGCCCTGCGACACGGACGGCCCGCTGGTCGCCGAGGTCGTCAAGACCTCCTCCGACCCCTACGTCGGCCGTATCTCCATGGTCCGTGTCTTCTCGGGCACCCTGCGGCCCGAGAAGACGGTGCACGTCTGCGGGCACGGACTGGCCGACCACGGCCACGAGGGCCGCCCCCTCCACGAGGCCGACGAGAAGATCGGCGCCCTGTCCATGCCCTTCGGCAAGCAGCAGCGCCCGGTGACGCACGCGGTCGCCGGTGACCTGGTGTGCGTGGCCAAGCTGGGCCACGCCGAAACCGGCGACACACTGTCCGCGAAGGACGATCCGCTCCTGATGGAGCCCTGGCAGATGCCCGACCCGCTGCTGCCGCTCGCCATCCGGGCGCACAGCAAGGCCGACGAGGACAAGCTCTCCCAGGGCGTGGCCCGGTTGGTCGCCGAGGATCCCACGATGCGCCTGGAGCAGAACCCGGACACCCACCAGGTGGTCCTGTGGTGCCTGGGCGAGGCCCACGCCGACGTCGCACTGGAGCGGCTGCGCACCCGCTACGGCGTCCAGGTCGACGTGGTCCCGCACAAGGTCTCCCTCCGGGAGACGTTCGCGGAGAAGGCCACCGGGCGGGGACGTCACGTGAAGCAGTCCGGCGGGCACGGACAGTACGCCATCTGCGAGATCGAGGTGGAACCGCTGCCCGGCGGCTCGGGCATCGAGTTCGTGGACAAGGTGGTCGGCGGCGCGGTGCCCCGCCAGTTCATCCCGTCCGTCGAGAAGGGCGTGAGGGCGCAGGCCGCCAAGGGGGTCGCCGCCGGCTATCCGCTGATCGATGTGCGGGTCACGTTGGTGGACGGCAAGGCCCACTCGGTGGACTCCTCCGACGCCGCCTTCCAGACCGCGGGCGCACTCGCGCTGCGTGAGGCCGCCACGGAGGCGAAGATCCATCTGCTGGAGCCGGTGGCCGAGGTGACCGTGCTGGTGGGCGACGACTTCGTGGGCGCCGTGATGAGCGACCTGTCGAGCCGGCGCGGCCGGCTACTCGGCACCGAACAGATGGGCTCCGGACGGACCTTGATCCGGGCGGAAGTGCCGGAGTTCGAGATCGGCCGGTACGCCGTCGACCTGCGCTCGCTGTCGCACGGCACGGCCCGCTTCGACCGGGCCTACGCCCGGCACGAGCCGATGCCGCCGCAGATCGCCGAGCGCATCCGTGAACAGGCAGGGGACGAAGCGTAG
- a CDS encoding HIT family protein: MLPHMTSEPEQQIGVGTQDAFQRLWTPHRMAYIQGENKPTGPGAGDGCPFCSIPAKSDEDGLIVRRGEHTYAVLNLYPYNGGHLMTVPYRHVADYTDLTGPETAELAELTKQAMTALRTASGAQGFNIGMNQGAVAGAGIAAHLHQHVVPRWGGDTNFMPVVGHTRVLPQLLADTRRMLAEAWPE, translated from the coding sequence ATGCTGCCTCACATGACGAGTGAGCCGGAACAGCAGATCGGAGTGGGGACGCAGGACGCGTTCCAGCGCCTGTGGACGCCCCACCGGATGGCCTACATCCAGGGTGAGAACAAGCCGACCGGTCCGGGAGCCGGCGACGGTTGCCCCTTCTGCTCCATCCCGGCCAAGTCCGACGAGGACGGACTGATCGTCCGGCGTGGTGAGCACACGTACGCCGTGCTCAACCTCTACCCCTACAACGGCGGACACCTGATGACCGTGCCGTACCGGCACGTGGCCGACTACACCGACCTGACCGGGCCGGAGACCGCCGAGCTGGCCGAGCTGACCAAGCAGGCGATGACCGCCCTGCGCACCGCCTCCGGGGCGCAGGGCTTCAACATCGGCATGAACCAGGGCGCGGTGGCGGGCGCAGGTATCGCCGCCCATCTGCACCAGCACGTCGTCCCGCGCTGGGGTGGCGACACGAACTTCATGCCGGTGGTGGGCCACACCCGGGTGCTGCCGCAGTTGCTGGCCGACACCAGGAGGATGCTGGCGGAGGCGTGGCCCGAGTAG
- a CDS encoding potassium channel family protein, with protein MDADSPEARWEQRTEIPLFLAALLFIAAYAARVLAVDMPALWQDVCGFALLALWMLFAVDYGVRWRLSGQGLRFVPAHPLHTVVVILPLLRPLRIIPLYDVMRRRHVQPRLSLHARVIAYASLSTLLLGFAGSLAVYQQERDAPGATMRTFGDAVWWACSTLSTVGYGDITPVTPLGRVIASGMMAGGLALLGAVTGSFSSWLLQVFSLEGDERPPQD; from the coding sequence GTGGACGCCGACAGCCCCGAAGCCCGCTGGGAGCAGCGCACCGAGATCCCCCTCTTCTTGGCGGCCCTGCTCTTCATCGCTGCCTATGCCGCCCGTGTGCTGGCAGTGGACATGCCTGCCCTCTGGCAGGACGTGTGCGGGTTCGCATTGCTCGCCCTCTGGATGCTGTTCGCCGTGGACTACGGGGTGCGCTGGAGGCTGAGCGGGCAGGGCCTGCGCTTCGTTCCCGCCCATCCCCTACACACGGTCGTGGTGATCCTGCCGCTGCTGCGCCCCCTGCGCATCATTCCGCTGTACGACGTCATGCGACGCCGGCACGTACAGCCCCGGCTCTCCTTGCACGCCCGCGTGATCGCCTACGCCAGCCTGTCCACCCTCCTCCTCGGCTTCGCTGGTTCCCTCGCGGTCTACCAGCAGGAGCGCGACGCACCCGGGGCGACGATGCGGACGTTCGGGGACGCCGTGTGGTGGGCCTGCTCGACCCTCAGCACCGTCGGTTACGGCGACATCACCCCGGTGACCCCGCTGGGCCGGGTGATCGCGAGCGGAATGATGGCCGGCGGGCTGGCCCTGCTCGGCGCGGTGACGGGTTCGTTCTCCTCCTGGCTGCTGCAGGTCTTCTCTCTTGAGGGCGACGAAAGGCCCCCGCAGGACTGA
- the thrS gene encoding threonine--tRNA ligase, with translation MSDVRVIIQRDSEREERVVTTGTTAAELFAGQRSVIAARVGGELKDLAYALSDGDEVEGVEISSQDGLNILRHSTAHVLAQAVQELFPEAKLGIGPPVKDGFYYDFDVEKPFTPEDLKAIEKKMQEIQKRGQKFARRVVTDEAAREELASEPYKLELIGLKGSASTDDGADVEVGAGELTIYDNLDAKTGELCWKDLCRGPHVPSTRLIPAFKLMRNAAAYWRGSEKNPMLQRIYGTAWPSKDELKQHLDFLAEAEKRDHRKLGSELDLFSIPEQIGSGLAVFHPRGGIVRRVMEDYSRRRHEEEGYEFVYTPHATKGKLFETSGHLDWYAEGMYPPMQLDEGVDYYLKPMNCPMHNLIFDARGRSYRELPLRLFEFGTVYRYEKSGVVHGLTRARGFTQDDAHIYCTREQMSEELDKTLTFVLGLLRDYGLTDFYLELSTKDPEKFVGSDEVWEEATETLRQVAEKQGLPLVPDPGGAAFYGPKISVQAKDAIGRTWQMSTIQLDFNLPERFTLEYTGQDGSKQRPVMIHRALFGSIERFFAVLLEHYAGAFPAWLAPVQAVGIPIGDAHVEYLEKFASAARKKGLRVEVDSSSDRMQKKIRNAQKQKVPFMVIAGDEDMSNGSVSFRYRDGSQENGIPFDEALAKIAKVVEERTQV, from the coding sequence GTGTCAGACGTCCGTGTGATCATCCAACGCGATTCCGAGCGGGAAGAACGCGTGGTGACAACGGGCACTACGGCCGCCGAGCTGTTCGCGGGCCAGCGGTCGGTCATCGCCGCCCGCGTGGGCGGAGAACTGAAGGACCTCGCGTACGCACTGTCCGACGGTGACGAGGTCGAGGGTGTCGAGATCTCGTCCCAGGACGGGCTGAACATCCTGCGCCACTCCACCGCGCACGTCCTGGCCCAGGCCGTGCAGGAGCTGTTCCCCGAGGCCAAGCTGGGCATCGGCCCGCCCGTCAAGGACGGCTTCTACTACGACTTCGACGTCGAGAAGCCGTTCACGCCCGAGGATCTCAAGGCCATCGAGAAGAAGATGCAGGAGATCCAGAAGCGCGGGCAGAAGTTCGCCCGCCGGGTGGTCACCGACGAGGCGGCCCGTGAGGAGCTGGCGAGCGAGCCGTACAAGCTGGAGCTGATCGGGCTCAAGGGCTCCGCGTCCACCGACGACGGTGCGGACGTCGAAGTCGGCGCCGGCGAACTGACCATCTACGACAACCTGGACGCCAAGACCGGTGAGCTGTGCTGGAAGGACCTTTGCCGCGGTCCGCACGTGCCCTCCACCCGGCTCATCCCGGCGTTCAAGCTGATGCGCAACGCTGCCGCCTACTGGCGCGGCAGCGAGAAGAACCCGATGCTCCAGCGCATCTACGGCACCGCATGGCCGTCCAAGGACGAGCTGAAGCAGCACCTGGACTTCCTTGCCGAGGCCGAGAAGCGCGACCACCGCAAGCTCGGCTCCGAGCTGGACCTCTTCTCCATCCCGGAGCAGATCGGCTCGGGCCTCGCGGTCTTCCATCCCAGGGGTGGGATCGTCCGCCGGGTCATGGAGGACTACTCGCGGCGCCGCCACGAGGAAGAGGGCTACGAGTTCGTCTACACCCCGCACGCAACGAAGGGGAAGCTCTTCGAAACCTCGGGCCACCTGGACTGGTACGCCGAAGGCATGTACCCGCCCATGCAGCTCGACGAGGGCGTGGACTACTACCTCAAGCCCATGAACTGTCCGATGCACAACCTGATCTTCGATGCGCGCGGTCGTTCCTACCGCGAACTGCCGCTGCGTCTCTTCGAGTTCGGGACCGTGTACCGGTACGAGAAGTCGGGCGTCGTGCACGGTCTCACCCGAGCCCGCGGCTTCACCCAGGACGACGCGCACATCTACTGCACCCGTGAGCAGATGTCCGAGGAGCTGGACAAGACGCTCACCTTCGTCCTCGGCCTGCTGCGCGACTACGGCCTGACCGACTTCTACCTGGAGCTGTCCACCAAGGACCCGGAGAAGTTCGTCGGTTCCGACGAGGTCTGGGAGGAGGCGACCGAGACGCTGCGCCAGGTCGCTGAGAAGCAGGGCCTGCCGCTGGTGCCGGACCCGGGCGGCGCCGCCTTCTACGGTCCGAAGATCTCCGTCCAGGCGAAGGACGCGATCGGCCGTACCTGGCAGATGTCGACGATCCAGCTCGACTTCAACCTGCCTGAGCGCTTCACCTTGGAGTACACCGGCCAGGACGGCTCCAAGCAGCGTCCGGTCATGATCCACCGCGCGCTGTTCGGCTCCATCGAGCGCTTCTTCGCGGTCCTCCTGGAGCACTATGCGGGGGCCTTCCCGGCATGGCTGGCGCCGGTTCAGGCGGTGGGCATCCCGATCGGTGACGCGCACGTGGAGTACCTGGAGAAGTTCGCGTCGGCGGCCAGGAAGAAGGGCCTGCGGGTCGAGGTGGACTCCTCCTCGGACCGCATGCAGAAGAAGATCCGCAACGCCCAGAAGCAGAAGGTGCCCTTCATGGTCATCGCGGGCGACGAGGACATGTCGAACGGCTCGGTGTCCTTCCGCTACCGCGACGGCTCCCAGGAGAACGGCATCCCGTTCGACGAGGCCCTCGCGAAGATCGCCAAGGTGGTGGAGGAGCGGACCCAGGTTTGA
- a CDS encoding DUF4365 domain-containing protein, translating into MAMAQPERGGLLPDRTGSLRGTLATTACMETLQVGYLHAVAAAAGCSLSQPFPDNGIDWHISHSAPGHTVDDEVTIKVQLKATYQLAPKPPARLPSPSRTDRTAAPPPGLGRSFSFTLDNDHLRKLARTPVSVHKILVVMLVPRSPDDWLRASHDRLDLRHCCYWINLAGHPVTGRHRTTVRIPTSRIFDDRALCEIMTRVGTGGRP; encoded by the coding sequence ATGGCCATGGCGCAGCCCGAGCGGGGCGGTCTGCTGCCCGACCGCACGGGCTCCCTTCGCGGCACGCTCGCCACCACCGCCTGCATGGAGACGCTGCAGGTCGGCTATCTGCACGCGGTCGCCGCCGCGGCCGGCTGCTCCCTGTCCCAGCCTTTCCCGGACAACGGCATCGACTGGCACATCAGCCACAGCGCGCCGGGTCACACCGTCGACGACGAGGTCACCATCAAGGTGCAGCTGAAGGCCACCTACCAGCTCGCACCGAAACCGCCCGCCCGGCTCCCCTCGCCATCCCGCACGGACCGCACCGCGGCCCCGCCCCCCGGCCTGGGCCGTTCCTTCTCCTTCACCCTTGACAACGACCATTTGCGCAAGCTCGCCCGGACCCCCGTCTCGGTGCACAAGATCCTGGTCGTCATGCTGGTCCCGCGCTCCCCGGACGACTGGCTGCGCGCCAGCCACGACCGGCTCGACCTCAGACATTGCTGCTACTGGATCAACCTCGCCGGGCACCCCGTCACGGGCCGGCACCGGACCACCGTGCGGATACCGACCTCGCGCATCTTCGACGACCGGGCCCTCTGCGAGATCATGACGCGGGTCGGGACGGGAGGCAGGCCATGA